Proteins encoded within one genomic window of Paenarthrobacter sp. JL.01a:
- a CDS encoding GAF domain-containing sensor histidine kinase, translating to MTEIQGQLSFTTDFGRDRELQEYGLDPAVDSTLLPNDAVMNALKNLVRLATELCGAPFGVVNIISAKYQHQIGAWGVEPGVCSREDSMCAKVFLSRERTVVADASRDPRFADNPFVTGEIGNVRFYASVPLQTESGFVPGTLCVFSDQSKELSQEQVGMLEVLAKQVVELLELQHRTAQLDRTYSELRASNAKLAGFAGRVSHDLRIPLTTILGYVELVEDDPDIEPSSPAARYLDRIGASGRRMLGMLEDVLNYSRVGGGIQPARVSLREVTEEVVRDLGIENEGSVDVRDITVYADPGQLRTLLQNLISNAMNYRSPERDLKVSVSGISNYHGATVYVADNGKGIKPEDRDKVLEPLVRLRRDGDGPGTGLGLATCSSIAKAHGGDLSISETAGGGTTIAVSFPAGT from the coding sequence ATGACGGAAATTCAGGGACAGCTGTCTTTCACGACGGACTTCGGCCGGGACAGGGAGCTCCAGGAATACGGCCTTGATCCTGCAGTGGACTCGACGCTCCTTCCCAACGACGCCGTCATGAATGCCCTGAAGAACCTGGTGCGGCTCGCCACCGAGCTGTGTGGTGCCCCGTTCGGCGTGGTCAATATCATCAGCGCCAAGTACCAGCACCAGATCGGCGCCTGGGGCGTGGAACCCGGAGTCTGCTCCCGCGAGGACTCCATGTGCGCCAAGGTCTTCCTCTCCCGCGAGCGGACCGTTGTGGCGGACGCCTCCCGGGATCCGCGCTTTGCCGACAACCCTTTTGTGACCGGCGAAATCGGCAACGTCCGGTTCTATGCCTCTGTGCCCCTGCAAACGGAATCCGGATTCGTGCCGGGAACCCTGTGTGTCTTTTCTGACCAGAGCAAGGAGCTGAGCCAGGAGCAGGTAGGAATGCTCGAAGTCCTGGCCAAGCAGGTGGTTGAGCTCCTGGAACTTCAGCACCGCACGGCCCAGCTGGACCGCACCTACTCCGAACTCAGGGCCAGCAACGCCAAGCTTGCCGGATTCGCCGGCCGCGTCAGCCACGACCTGCGCATTCCACTGACCACCATCCTGGGATACGTGGAACTGGTGGAGGACGACCCCGATATCGAGCCCAGCAGTCCTGCTGCACGGTACCTCGACCGCATCGGTGCCAGCGGACGGCGCATGCTGGGAATGCTGGAAGACGTCCTCAATTACTCCCGTGTGGGTGGTGGCATCCAGCCAGCCCGCGTCTCCCTGCGTGAGGTCACCGAAGAAGTTGTCCGGGACCTCGGGATAGAGAACGAGGGCAGCGTTGATGTCCGCGACATCACCGTTTACGCCGACCCCGGGCAGCTGCGGACGCTCCTGCAGAATCTCATTTCCAACGCGATGAACTACCGCAGCCCGGAGCGCGACCTCAAGGTCAGCGTCAGCGGAATTTCGAACTACCACGGCGCAACGGTGTATGTGGCGGACAACGGCAAGGGCATCAAACCCGAGGACCGGGACAAGGTCCTGGAACCCTTGGTGCGGCTGCGCCGCGACGGGGACGGCCCAGGCACCGGCCTCGGGCTGGCCACGTGCAGCAGCATCGCCAAAGCCCACGGCGGGGACCTCAGCATCTCCGAAACCGCTGGCGGCGGCACCACTATCGCGGTGAGCTTCCCCGCCGGAACATAG
- a CDS encoding serine/threonine-protein kinase, with translation MTRQVVPKDVTIVGYNDKTEGAGAPVSVDGAGGSDALDGRYQLGPLLGRGAMSTVYRATDLVLGRDVAVKIFLPGSGDDSFRARQDTEMRLLAAFDHPGLVAAFDAGVDTRNDEERAYLVMELAEGRDLRAILSGGPLTVPETARIGIRIAGALGQVHEHGVIHRDIKPANILVSDGDGLAESVKLADFGVALVMNDNRLTATGFTVGTAQYLSPEQAQGLHLTPKSDIYSLGLVLLECLTGHAEYPGTPVETASARLHRAPQVPCELPAPLRTLLEAMTDMDPEKRPAAQEVEQALSEEGVQSGRRTAILPPLPQRTPLSATTARTPSARAARPVAIRPRTRKTATLTGIRDFSKRRPKTARGVAAAAVAIPLALLALTQGLSSAGSTTDPVHSPNDGVSHADPQPVSPVLPVPAATSPAEAVDLPQATTPEQVAQNIPVQNIPVQNVPAQNGAVQNVPAQNQPVLPPSDMKGPDIAKTKSDGKSGKKPEKGQDKGGK, from the coding sequence GTGACGCGCCAGGTAGTCCCAAAGGACGTGACAATCGTGGGCTACAACGACAAAACCGAGGGCGCAGGCGCTCCCGTTTCTGTGGACGGCGCGGGTGGCAGCGACGCACTTGATGGCCGCTACCAGCTGGGTCCGCTCCTGGGCAGGGGTGCAATGTCCACTGTCTACAGGGCGACGGACCTGGTCCTTGGCCGTGATGTGGCAGTCAAGATTTTCCTTCCCGGCTCGGGCGATGATTCCTTCCGGGCACGGCAGGACACCGAAATGCGGCTACTCGCCGCTTTTGACCACCCGGGTCTCGTTGCGGCCTTCGACGCGGGCGTCGATACGCGCAACGACGAAGAACGTGCCTACTTGGTGATGGAGCTCGCCGAGGGGCGGGATCTGCGTGCCATACTTTCCGGCGGCCCACTCACCGTTCCCGAAACCGCCCGCATCGGCATCCGGATCGCCGGAGCCCTTGGCCAGGTGCATGAACACGGCGTCATCCACCGTGACATCAAACCGGCCAACATCCTGGTGTCCGACGGCGACGGGCTGGCGGAGTCGGTCAAGCTGGCAGACTTCGGGGTTGCGTTGGTGATGAACGACAACCGCCTGACGGCAACGGGATTCACCGTGGGCACCGCCCAGTACCTCAGCCCTGAGCAGGCGCAGGGCTTGCACCTGACCCCCAAGAGCGACATCTATTCGCTGGGCCTGGTGCTCCTGGAATGCCTGACGGGCCATGCGGAGTACCCGGGAACGCCCGTGGAAACGGCCTCGGCCCGCCTGCACAGGGCCCCGCAGGTGCCCTGTGAACTGCCTGCTCCGTTGCGCACCCTCCTGGAGGCCATGACGGACATGGATCCGGAAAAGCGTCCCGCAGCCCAGGAAGTGGAGCAGGCGCTGTCGGAGGAAGGCGTCCAGTCCGGGCGCAGGACCGCGATACTTCCTCCCTTGCCGCAACGGACTCCGCTGAGTGCGACGACGGCCCGGACCCCCAGCGCCCGTGCCGCCCGCCCCGTGGCCATCCGGCCGCGGACCAGGAAGACGGCAACGCTGACCGGCATTCGCGACTTCAGCAAACGCCGGCCCAAGACGGCTCGTGGGGTTGCGGCCGCAGCAGTCGCTATCCCGCTTGCCTTGCTGGCTCTTACCCAGGGGCTCTCCTCGGCTGGCAGCACGACCGATCCGGTGCACTCTCCCAACGACGGCGTATCCCACGCCGACCCGCAGCCGGTGTCTCCGGTCCTGCCGGTGCCGGCTGCTACCTCGCCTGCAGAAGCAGTCGACCTACCTCAGGCGACCACGCCTGAGCAGGTTGCGCAGAACATCCCCGTCCAGAACATCCCCGTTCAGAATGTCCCGGCCCAGAACGGGGCCGTCCAGAACGTACCCGCCCAGAACCAGCCGGTCCTGCCTCCCTCCGATATGAAGGGGCCGGACATCGCCAAGACCAAGAGCGACGGCAAGAGCGGGAAGAAGCCAGAGAAGGGCCAGGACAAGGGCGGAAAGTAA
- a CDS encoding histidine phosphatase family protein, translating to MEGMTLTTFALVRHGQTDWNAERRLQGSTDIPLNDVGRGQARDAVAFLSGQQWDTVVASPLSRAAETAEIIAEGLGLTVARLVPNLTERSFGPAEGLQAGPELEALRIPGGFRGGESDDDAAERGIAALEELAKEFAGKRVLVVAHGTLIRLTLSRAVGRTLDSVQNAVLNLAHHHPTDGWQLEYFNGERITADLQA from the coding sequence ATGGAAGGCATGACCCTTACGACTTTCGCCCTCGTCCGCCATGGCCAGACCGATTGGAACGCGGAGCGCCGGTTGCAGGGGTCCACCGATATTCCCTTGAACGACGTCGGCCGCGGCCAGGCGCGCGACGCCGTCGCCTTCCTGTCGGGCCAGCAATGGGACACCGTGGTTGCGTCGCCACTCAGCCGCGCAGCCGAAACGGCAGAAATCATCGCCGAAGGGCTGGGGCTCACGGTGGCACGGCTCGTCCCGAACCTGACTGAGCGCAGCTTCGGGCCGGCGGAGGGATTGCAGGCCGGGCCGGAGCTGGAAGCGCTGCGCATCCCCGGCGGCTTCCGTGGCGGCGAGAGCGACGACGACGCCGCGGAGCGGGGGATCGCCGCACTCGAGGAACTGGCGAAGGAGTTCGCGGGCAAGCGGGTGCTGGTGGTAGCACACGGCACCCTGATCCGACTGACCCTTAGCCGTGCGGTTGGCCGCACGCTGGACAGCGTCCAGAACGCGGTACTGAACCTTGCCCACCATCACCCGACGGACGGTTGGCAGCTGGAATACTTCAACGGCGAGCGCATCACCGCGGACCTTCAGGCCTGA
- a CDS encoding DUF6458 family protein, which yields MRIGSSIALIAIGAILAFALAPGIIPFLDQVLVGYILIAVGIIGLIISIAMSNRTRRTVVERRGDPHTVVERRPEI from the coding sequence ATGAGAATCGGTTCTTCCATTGCCCTGATTGCCATCGGAGCTATTCTGGCGTTCGCGCTCGCCCCGGGAATCATCCCCTTCCTAGACCAGGTCCTGGTTGGCTACATCCTGATCGCGGTCGGCATCATCGGCCTCATCATTTCGATTGCCATGTCCAACAGGACCCGCCGCACAGTAGTCGAGCGGCGCGGTGATCCACACACCGTTGTGGAGCGGCGCCCGGAAATCTAG
- a CDS encoding SDR family oxidoreductase, with product MAEDLPVLVVGATGFLGGQVVDELLKRGKKVRALVRPGSKAAKLEAKGVEIARGDMLDTASLIKAMTGVSGAISTAAGYTRNDRNAKLIDSYGNSNLAVAAKYAAVPRFVLISILTCDQTPQIPHFWNKKLAEDKFEELGVPFVALRPGAFFDQAVGMGGDPFAKGRFVWLGSKKAGLTFVLASDLAAYLAAAIDADIVDGERIDIGWTRPVSMQEAAELAGRRAGKPVKVMSVPTGAITGLGKATAKVLPLVSDMASMVAWFETGKYVADTSRQEQVFGTVPTPEDAIGRVAERYGH from the coding sequence GTGGCCGAAGATCTGCCTGTCCTTGTCGTTGGCGCTACCGGATTCCTGGGTGGCCAAGTGGTGGATGAGCTCCTGAAACGCGGCAAGAAGGTCCGGGCGTTGGTGCGTCCTGGATCGAAAGCCGCCAAGCTTGAGGCCAAAGGCGTGGAAATCGCCCGCGGAGACATGCTGGACACGGCCTCGCTGATCAAGGCCATGACGGGTGTTTCCGGAGCAATTTCGACGGCGGCCGGCTACACAAGGAATGACAGGAACGCCAAGCTCATCGACAGCTACGGAAACAGCAACCTGGCCGTCGCAGCCAAGTATGCCGCCGTCCCACGATTTGTGCTGATCAGTATCCTCACGTGCGACCAGACACCCCAGATCCCGCACTTTTGGAATAAAAAGCTGGCTGAAGACAAGTTCGAGGAGCTCGGGGTTCCGTTCGTCGCGCTGCGGCCGGGTGCCTTCTTTGACCAGGCCGTAGGCATGGGCGGCGATCCCTTCGCGAAGGGCCGTTTTGTGTGGCTTGGCTCCAAGAAGGCCGGGCTGACGTTCGTTTTGGCGAGCGACCTCGCCGCTTACCTGGCGGCCGCCATCGACGCCGACATCGTTGATGGTGAGCGCATCGACATCGGCTGGACGCGGCCCGTGAGCATGCAGGAAGCCGCAGAGCTTGCGGGCAGGCGGGCCGGCAAGCCGGTAAAAGTCATGTCCGTGCCCACTGGCGCAATTACAGGGCTCGGCAAGGCGACCGCCAAGGTCCTGCCGCTGGTGTCGGACATGGCCAGCATGGTGGCGTGGTTCGAGACGGGGAAGTACGTAGCGGACACTTCCCGGCAGGAGCAGGTGTTCGGGACAGTGCCCACTCCTGAGGATGCCATCGGCCGGGTGGCCGAGCGGTACGGCCACTGA
- a CDS encoding glycoside hydrolase family 15 protein: MARIEDYAIIGDLNTAALVGQSGSIDWMCLPRFDSPACFAALLDKPEAGRWLLAPAGTPDGGTCTRRQYRGDTLILETVWEVAGGSVRVIDFMPVRDDAVDLVRIVEGVSGEVDMHMELVLRFDYGSVIPWVRHSKHGISAVAGPDSAYVTTHAPLVGRDNRTYSDFTVRAGDKVPFVLRWAPSHEREPRRIDPLRALNATESYWLEWIGRSKIVGKYKEPVERSLITLKALTYEPTGGIVAAATTSLPEQIGGPRNWDYRFCWLRDATLTLQSLLAAGYTEEASAWRDWLLRAIAGDPSQLQIVYGLDGARRLPEADIPWLSGYEGSAPVRTGNAAAPQLQLDVWGEVLDGLSLTRAASADGTVDNSWDIQVALMEYLEGAWDQPDNGLWEMRGPRQHFTHSKVMAWVAADRMVKAVRTSGLPGPHDRWAALRSEIHNDVMTKGFDEDLNSFVQSYGSKELDASLLLVPRVGFLPHRHPRVAGTVDAIQRGLTEDGLVLRYRTQSGHDGLPGNEGVFLACSFWLVDALLGIGRSDEATELFERLLSLRNDVGLLSEEWDPRARRQLGNTPQAFSHFPLIHSALQLHHGEAHKSDTPFGSAGRSSGSTLRNDPRLQ; this comes from the coding sequence ATGGCGAGGATCGAGGACTACGCAATCATCGGGGATTTGAACACAGCGGCCCTGGTAGGACAAAGCGGGTCCATTGACTGGATGTGCCTCCCGCGGTTCGACTCGCCCGCCTGCTTCGCGGCGTTGCTGGACAAGCCCGAGGCGGGACGGTGGCTGTTGGCACCTGCCGGGACTCCCGACGGCGGCACCTGCACCCGCCGCCAGTACCGGGGCGACACCCTCATCCTTGAGACAGTGTGGGAAGTGGCGGGCGGTTCGGTGAGGGTGATCGACTTCATGCCGGTCCGCGACGACGCCGTGGACCTGGTGCGGATCGTCGAGGGCGTGTCCGGCGAGGTGGACATGCATATGGAGCTGGTCCTGCGCTTCGACTACGGCAGCGTCATTCCCTGGGTGCGTCACAGCAAGCACGGCATCAGCGCGGTGGCAGGTCCTGATTCGGCGTACGTCACTACCCATGCCCCGCTTGTTGGGCGCGACAACCGGACCTACAGCGATTTCACAGTCCGCGCCGGAGACAAGGTCCCCTTTGTCCTTCGCTGGGCTCCGAGCCATGAACGCGAGCCCCGCAGGATCGATCCCCTTCGGGCGCTCAATGCGACGGAGTCGTACTGGCTGGAGTGGATCGGCCGGAGCAAGATAGTGGGCAAGTACAAGGAGCCGGTAGAGAGATCACTCATCACCCTCAAAGCGCTCACTTACGAACCCACCGGCGGCATCGTGGCCGCCGCCACCACGTCCCTGCCCGAGCAGATCGGCGGACCACGGAACTGGGATTACCGGTTCTGCTGGCTGCGGGATGCGACACTGACGCTGCAGTCGCTTCTCGCCGCCGGATACACGGAAGAGGCATCCGCTTGGCGGGATTGGCTGCTGAGGGCCATCGCCGGGGACCCGTCCCAGCTTCAGATCGTGTACGGACTCGACGGCGCCCGGAGGCTTCCGGAGGCCGACATACCGTGGCTGTCCGGTTACGAAGGGTCAGCACCCGTCCGCACCGGGAATGCGGCGGCTCCGCAGCTGCAGCTGGACGTCTGGGGCGAAGTCCTGGACGGGCTCTCGCTGACCCGGGCAGCGTCCGCTGACGGGACCGTGGACAATTCCTGGGACATCCAGGTGGCGTTGATGGAGTACCTTGAAGGGGCCTGGGACCAGCCAGACAACGGACTGTGGGAGATGCGCGGGCCGCGCCAGCACTTTACCCATTCCAAGGTCATGGCCTGGGTCGCCGCGGACCGCATGGTCAAGGCAGTGAGGACCTCCGGACTGCCCGGCCCGCATGACCGTTGGGCGGCACTCCGCAGCGAAATCCATAACGACGTCATGACCAAGGGCTTCGATGAGGACCTCAACAGCTTCGTTCAGTCCTACGGCAGCAAGGAACTGGACGCGAGCCTGCTGCTGGTGCCCCGCGTGGGCTTCCTGCCCCACCGGCATCCGCGCGTTGCCGGGACGGTGGATGCCATTCAAAGGGGACTCACGGAGGACGGCCTGGTTCTCAGATACCGGACCCAATCCGGCCACGACGGCCTGCCCGGGAACGAAGGGGTATTCCTGGCGTGTTCATTCTGGCTGGTGGATGCGCTGCTGGGTATCGGCCGAAGCGATGAAGCCACAGAACTCTTCGAGCGGCTGCTAAGCCTGCGAAATGACGTGGGTCTTCTCAGTGAAGAATGGGATCCCCGCGCCCGAAGGCAGCTCGGCAACACCCCTCAGGCGTTCAGCCATTTCCCACTGATCCACAGCGCCTTGCAACTGCATCACGGGGAGGCACACAAGAGCGACACCCCCTTCGGCAGCGCCGGGCGCTCCAGCGGCTCTACGCTTCGGAATGATCCCCGTCTTCAGTAG